The Candidatus Margulisiibacteriota bacterium genome contains the following window.
ACCATTCTTTTTGGAGTGATGGCCGCCTTGGTCCAACATAATATGAAAAAACTTCTCTCGTTCCATGCCGTTTCCCAGGCCGGCTACATGATCGTCGGGATCGGCAGCGGTGTTCCGCTCGCCATGGCCGGCGGGATTTTTCATCTGATCAACAACGCCCTGTATAAAAACCTCCTTTTCCTGGTCGCCGGCTCGGTTGAAAAACAGACCGGCTCGGACGATCTGCGCAAGTTAGGCGGGCTGGCGAAAACGATGCCCTGGACCTTTGCCTTTGCTCTGATTGCCGCTTTGTCGATCTCCGGCGTGCCGCCGTTTAACGGTTTCGCCTCAAAATGGCTGATCTATCTTGGCTTACTTGACCTCGGCAATTGGGGCTTTGCCTGGCTGGCGGTGGCGATGTTCGGTAGCGCCCTGACCTTGGCTAGTTTTGTGAAGATCCTTCACGCGGTTTTTTTAACTCCGGGAACGGGCGAAGGAAGCGAAGTTCATTGGAGCTTGCTTGTTCCCATGGGCGCTATTGCCGCTTTGTGCGTTTTATTCGGGATCTTGTCTTGGCCGCTCAAATATCTGGTCTTGCCGGCGGTGCCGGGCTTGGCGATCCACGGCCAATGGAACTCCGAAGGAGCGGCGCTGCTGATCTTCGGCGGGCTGGTTTTAGGGCTGGTCTTTTATTGGCTTGGCGGGGTCGGAAGAACGGTCGCCAAACCCCCATACATCGGCGGCGAAGTTCTTCCGGAAGCCTCAACCAGAGTGACCGGCGTTGAGTTTTATAACACGATTAAAGAAACAGAAGGGGTCAAAGAAGTTTATCGGCTTAGCGAGCGGTTCAGCTTATACGACCTGACTGTTGGTTCGATAAAATGGTTGTCGGCCCTGGTCCGCGGCTGGCATAATGGCTTTGTCCAAAACTATGCCGCCTGGCTCCTCTTCGGGTTCGCGTTCACGGCCCTGATCCTTTTTCGATAGGGAGCAAAGATGCTGAATATTATCTTGGCGATCGCGATCGTTTGCGCCGTCGTCGCGGCGGAAAGCCGTGACTTGCGTTATTCCGTGTACGCGTTGGGGGGAGTTGGCGCTTGTCTGGCGCTCGCCTTTCTCGTTTTCCAATCGTACTTCTTCGCCGTTTTTCAGCTGGCGGTGGTCGCTTTGATCGTTTATTTGTTCATAAGGATCCTCAATAATCGGGGGATCGTTAACGATGAGGCGCCGCACGGCGCTCCCCTAAGTTATGTCGTCGCCGCGGTTTTTGCCTTGCTGGCTTTATGGCTTTTCCTGCCGGCGCTGCGGCTCCTCCCCACGCCGCAGGAGATCTCGACTAAATACGCCGAAACTTTGCGCGCTTACGACGTTTTTGGCATGATCGTGATCGTCGCCGTCGCCGGTATCGCTTTGTTGTCGATGCTGCGTAATAAGGGGCAGGAATAATGTACGAGTATGCCGGCTGTTTAATTTTGTTCCTGATCGGGCTGTATACCGTGATGGTCAAACGAAATATTTACAAGATCGCGATCGGGATCTTGACCATGGAGTTTGCGGTCGACTTCTTCCTGGTTTTTCTCGGTAACCGGAAGTGGGGGACGGCGCTGATCATCCTGGCGGTCACCTTGATCGCCCTGACCCTCCTGATCAGGGCCCAGGCTGTTTTTCAATCTTTAGACGCGGGAAAAATGAAGGAGCTGAACGGATGACCTTGTTTTTACCGGCCTTTATCGCGGCGCCGCTGGTCGCCGCCCTGGCGATCATGCTCCTTTCCTGGCAAAAGAAGGCGGGGGCGGCCGGCCTGGCGAACCTGGCGGCCGCTTATTTATTCGCGAGCGCCTTACTGCTTTATTTTTTCCGGCCGTTCAATACGGTCCTGCTTTTTAACCTTTCCGGCTGGCTCTCGCCCGGAGGAAACAGCTTGGTCCTGGACGGCTTGAGCCATCTCCATCTCCTGGTCGCTAATTTTGTCGCCTGGATGGCCGCCGTTTATTCGATCGACTACATGAAAAAGTTCGCCAACCGGGACAACTATTACGCTTTGCTGCTACTAATGATAACCGGCATCAACGGCGTGATCCTGACCGGCGATTTTTTCACCCTGTTTGTTTTTCTGGAGATCGGGGCCCTTTCCGCTTACGCTCTGGTTGGGTTCGGCAACCAGCGGGCGGAGATCGAAGCGGCTTTCAAATATTTCGTGCTGGGGGAGATCGCCTCGCTTTTTATCCTGCTTGGTCTCGGTTTCGTTTACGGCCTGACCGGGACCTTTAATATGGCCCAGGTCTCCCAAACTTTTCCGACGGGAGCGGTCGCGATCAAGAATTTGATCCTCACTCTTTTTGTGGCCGGCTTTGGCCTGAAAGCGGCCCTTGTTCCGTTCCACGCCTGGCTCCCCGACGCGCATACTTCCTCGCCGAGCCCGATCTCGGCCCTTCTTTCCGGGGTCATTATTAAAACTCTCGGGGTCTACGCCCTGGTCCGGATCCTCTACAATGTTTTCGGGGTGACCAATCAGATCTCGTTTTTACTGATGATCCTGGGCGGGACAACGGTGATTGTTGGGGGACTCCTCTCGGTCGGACAAAAAGACATTAAACGATTGATGGCCTACTCCAGCATTTCCCAGATCGGCAATATTGTTGCCGCGATCGCCCTCGGCTCGCCGCTGGGGATCATGGGGGGGCTTTTTCACGCCTTTAATCATGCCTTGATGAAACCGCTCCTTTTTCTGAACGCCGGGGCGATCGATCGGGCGACCGGGACCCGGGACCTGCGCAAGTTGGGCGGGTTATATTCCCGCCTGCCGATCATTTCCGCCGCTTCGATCGTCGGCTCGCTGGCGATCTCCGGCTTGCCGCCCTTTAATGGGTTTTGGAGCAAACTATTTATTATTATCGCCTCCGCCCAGGCGGGTAACATTGCCTTAGCGGTTGTTGTAGCGGTCGGGAGTATTTTAACTCTGGCCTCGTACCTGAACTTTATGAAGGGGGCTTTTTTCGGCCCGGCAGTGGGAGAGGTGAAGGAAGCGACCCCGCTTTCCATGCTCTTGCCGATCGTGGTCCTTGCTTTCTTGTGTTTGGGGATCGGTCTTTTTGTCCCGGTGGTCAGTCAGTATCTGATCAATCCGGCGGTCGTGTCGATCTTCAACGGGATCGGTTACGGCAAACTAATGGGAGGCAATTAATGAAACTCCCGGGCTTGTTCCAATTACGGATCTTATCCGAAGCGGTGAGGGCGCTGGTTCTCGGCCCTTATACTCACCGCTATCCTTATGAACCGGCGCCGGCCCCGGCGGGTTTCCGCGGCAAGCCGCAATATTATGAGGCTGATTGCGTCGGCTGCCGGGCTTGCGCCGAGGTTTGTCCCGCCCGGGCGATCGAAGTGATCGACGATCTGGCGGCCAAGACCAGGACACTGATCCACCATCAGGACCAGTGCATCTACTGCCAGCAATGCGAACGGGCTTGTATTACCGAAAAGGGGATCAAACTGACGACCGAATATGAGCTTTCGACCTATGACCGCCTGCAGGCGACGACCCAATCGCGGAAAAAACTGATCCTGTGCGAACATTGCGGCGGCCTGCTGGGAGCGGAAGACCACTTGCTCTTTCTGGCCAAAAAGGTTGGACACCTGCTGTACGCGAACCCGACCCTTTTGCTGGCCAGGAGCGCCGAACTGAAATTGTATGCCGCAAAACCGGAGAACAGTCCCCATAAGCGGGCGGGACATCTGCGCCTCCTTTGTCCCAACTGCCGCCGGGAAATGATCCTAGCCGAACAGTGGTAGAGCTGAAGCCGCTTTTTACCGGTCGGTCGGTTATTATGGGGGTCGGCAGTCCGCTTCGAAAAGACGACGGCTTTGGCCCGCTGGTTATCGGTGAACTGCGGCGGCTGGGGTTTGATAAATACCCGTTGCTTGATGCCGGTACTACTCCGGAGAACTACACCGGCAAAATTGCGGCGCTGAAGCCGGATCTACTTTTGATCGTTGACGCGGCCGACTTTGGCGCCGAACCGGGCCGGACCGCTTTGTTTGAGCCGGAACAGATCCTCTTAAAAGGTTTTTCCACGCACGACCTCTCACTGAAAACTTTTGCCGCTTACCTGAAAGAGGCTCTGCCTCGATTGCGGATCGTGGTTTTGGGGGTACAGCCGCTGGCGGTCGGTTTTGGGGAGGGCTTGAGCCCTCCGGTTAAGAAAGCGCTGGATCAGGTGGTTGGGGAGATTTTAGAGGTATGATATAATTATAATATGGAAGAAAAGATTACGGCTGAAACGACGATTGCCGAGGCCTTAAAGCATAAGCCGCACATTGCCGCCATTTTGATGGGAAAAGGGATGCATTGCATCGGTTGCGTTATCGCTTCCGGGGAAACGATCGCCCAGGCGGCGGAAGTCCACGGGCTGGACGTCAATGAACTATTAAGCGAGATCAATCAGGCTTAAGGAGGTCCCCCATGGCAAACGTTAAGATCTATTCGACCCCAACTTGTCCCTATTGCAAAATGGCTAAGGCCTTTTTGACCGAACATAATATTCAGTTCGAAGATATTGATGTTTCAGTTAATCAAGCGGCCGCCCAGGAAATGATCGGCAAGTCAAAACAGATGGGGGTCCCGGTCCTGGATATTGACGGCCAGATAATTGTCGGCTTTGAAAAGCCCAAAATTTCCCAGCTTTTGGGAATTAAATAAATAAGGAGGTAGCACCATGGTTTCAGTAGACCAAGCCCTTTGTATCGGTTGCGGTGTTTGCGTCGATATGTGCCCGGACGTTTTCACTTTGACCGCGGAAGGCAAAGCTCAAGCGGTCAAGAACGATTGCGAATCCTGCAGTCTGGAAGATATTGCCACCGCGTGCCCGGTTGAAGCGATCAATATCTAACAAATGTTAAAAAAGTTAACCTACAGCCTTGGAGCTTTGGCCTCGTCTCTTTCGTATCAGGTATTCGCCACCTATATTATCTTTTTTTACGTGGACGTGATGCGGCTCCCGGTCTATATGGCCGGGTCCGCCATGTTCATTTACGGTCTCTGGAACGCGATCAACGATCCCCTGGCCGGCTTTTTATCTGATTCCACTCATTCGCGGTTTGGCCGCCGCGTTCCTTATATTTTGCTCGGCGCGATCCCGTTGGGAATGGCCTTTGCCTTTCTTTGGCGGGCTCCTTTTTTCGGTCTGGACGAGCCTTATTTTCTTTTCCTCTATTTTATCGCCCTGATCTGTTTGTTCGATGCCTTTTATACGATTGTCGTCCTTAACTGGTCCGCTCTTTTTCCGGAAATGTTCGGCGGACTCAAGGAACGGTCGTCGGTCAATGTTTTTCGCCAGGGATTCGCCCTGCTTGGTTTGTTGTTTGGGCTCGCTGTTCCGCCCCAGCTGTTTATCAGGTTTGGTTGGGGGAACATGGGGATAATTTTTGGCGCGATCGTCGCGCTGCTTTGGCTGATCACCCTGCTTGGCTGCAAAGAAAAGAAAGAATTCAGCCGGGAACCGTCTTTGCCGCTTTTGGCCGCGCTGAAGACCACTTTGGTCGACCGTTCTTTTCTGGCTTATGTTTCGGCGGATCTTTTGATCTCTTTTGGTTTTATTACGTTGATCGCTTCAATCCCGTTTTACGTGAAATATGTGCTGGAAAAGAGCCCGCAGGAAGTGACCCTCCTTTTTGCCCTGGCTTTTTTTGTCGCCTTTCCGATGCTTTTTGTCTGGCGGGCGGTCCTAGTTAAAAAGGGGGCCAAAAGAACGATGATGCTGGCCGCCGGGGCGATGGCGCTTAGTTTGGCGCCGCTCCTGTTCAGCACCGTGGCCAACGTGATCATGCTGGTTGCCGCTTTGTTCGGCGCTTCGCTGGCCGGTTATTTACTGGTCTCCGACGTCGTCTTGTCCGACGTGATCGATGAGGATGAGGTCAAGACCGGGCATCGCCGGGAAGGAACGTTCTTCGGGATCAGGGCTTTTATTAATCGATTTGCCATTGTTATTCAATCTTTTACCATCAGTTCGGTTTTTATGCTTTGCGGCTATAATCCCTATGTTTTTACCCAGCCGCGCTCTTTTTACGGCGGGATTTTCGCCTTGATCGCGGTGATCCCGATGGTCGCCTTCGGCTTGGCTTTTGCGATTATAAATTTATATCCGTTGGCGGGCGGCAAGATCCAAGAGGTTCGGGCAAAATTAACCGCGCTTCATTTAAAGAAAGGGGTAACTTTTCCGCCGAGCAGTAGGTAAAGCAGGGCGGTCCTGACCGCGACCCCATTGGTAACTTGTTCCAGCGCCACCGTATTCGGCCCGTCGGCGACTTCCGAGGTCATTTCGATCCCCCGGTTGATCGGTCCCGGGTGCATCACCACGACATCCGGTCTGGCTTTTTTCATTCTGGCGGAGTTTAAGCCGTAAAGTTCCGCGTACTCCTCGATCGAAGGGAAAAAACCTTTGTCCATTCTTTCCCGCTGGATCCGGAGCATATTGATGAAATCGGCGTCGGCTAATTCCCGGTCGAGGTCGTAGGCGACTCTAACCCCAAGATTTTCAATCCCTTCCGGCATGAGGGTCGGCGGTCCTACGACCACGACCTCGGCCCCCAATTTATTCAAGCCCCAGATATTTGATTTAGCGACCCGGGAGTGGGCGACGTCGCCGACGATCAGGACCTTTTTCCCTTTAACGGTCTTTTTCTTCTCGATCATGGTGAAGATATCCAGCAAGCCCTGGGTCGGGTGTTCGTCGCAGCCGTCACCGGCGTTGATGACGCAGGCCTCGGTGTTGCGGGCGAGCATGTGCGGGGCGCCGGCCATGTTATGGCGGATAATGATCGCGTCAACCCCCATGACCTCCAGGTTCTTGACGGTATCGATCAGGCTCTCTCCTTTAGAAACGCTGGAAGACGAGAGGGCGACGTTGGTAATGTTGGCCGAAAGGGCCTTGGCCGCCATATTGAAAGAGGTCCGGGTCCGTGTTGACGGTTCATAGAAAAGAGTGACCAGGTGTTTGCCGAGCAGAGTGGGAACTTTGGGAATTGGGCGGCTCAACACCTCTTTCATGGAGACAGCGGTGTTCAAAATGAGCTGAAGTTCCTCTAGAGAGAGGTCTTTGAGGCCGAGGAGATCCTTATTTTTAAGCCTTTTGACCTTGTTCATACAATTGATTAATCTACTTAAATATTATATCATTATAAGGATAATATTGCCATGAAAAAATATTGGGCCGTCCTCATTATTTTGATCCTTGGCCTGGGCTATTTATTATTGCCTAACGAAAAAACCGTCGTGGTCATGGGGACGACTCTGCGGGTGAAAGGGGACGGCGCCCGACTGGCGATCGATGAAGTTAAACGGTTGGACAGACTTTTCAGCCGTTTTGAGCCGGAGAGCGATATTTCCAAGGTCAACCGGGCGGCTGGGAATGGTCCGGTTGTAGTTGCGAAAGAAACCTTTGACTTGGTCGCGACCTCGTTCCTGTTGTCCGATCTGTCGGGGGGGGCCTTTGACCTTACCCTGGGACGGAACGGAAATTACCGGGCGATAGTTCTGGACAGTAAGAACCGGACGATTTTTCTCCGTCATAAAGGGATGAGCCTTGACCTGGGCGGGATCGGCAAGGGGGCGGCGGTGGAATCGGCCAGGCGCAAGCTTCTGGCCGATGGAGCGAAAAAAACCTTGATCGACATGCACTCTTCGATCGCGGTGATCGGCGGACCCTGGAAGATCGGGGTGATCGATCCGCGAGAAGCCCGGCCGGGAATGAGTTCCAACCTGTTGGAGGTCGTGACCTTAAACGATGGCGACGCCCTTTCGACCTCCGGCGGGTACGAGCAACCGGGCCACATCATCGATCCGCGGAGCGGCCGGGTTGCAAACCGTTGTCTGGGGGTGACGGTCATTACGCGGGACGCGGCGATTGCCGACGCGCTCTCGACCGCGATCTTTGTGCTTGGTCCGGAGCAGGGGCTGAAATTAGCGAATAAACTGGCCGCCAAGGCGGTCATTGTCGACGGAAAGGGAAAGATAAATGATAATTTTAGCGTTAAATTGCGGTAGTTCGTCGGTTAAGTTTAAGCTTTACAAGTCGGGGGAGCGCAAATCCTTGGTCAGCGGCGTGATCGAAAGGATCGGGATTGCCGGCTCCTTCCTCTCCTTCGAGGCTCCGGGCAAAGGAGAGATCAAAAAAGAATTGGAATGCCAGGACCATCGCTACGCCTTGAAGGCGATCCTCGAAGCGTTAATCGACAAGCAGTACAAGATATTGGACGACCTCTCCGCGATCGCCGCGGTCGGACACCGGGTCGTTCACGGCGGCGAAAAGTTCAAGAGCTCGGTCATGATCACCGACGAAGTCCTGGCGGCGATCAAAGACGTTCAGGATCTCGCCCCCCTCCATAATCCGCCGAATATCATGGGGATCGAAGCGGCTAAGGAAGTTCTTCCCGATATCCCGCACATCGCCGTGTTCGATACCGCTTTTCACCAAACCATGCCGGAGCAGGCGTATATTTACGCCGTTCCTTACGAGTGGTACGGGATGTACGGCGTCCGGCGCTACGGTTTCCACGGGACGTCGCATCTTTATGTTTCCCGACGGGCGGCGACCTTGCTCGGCCAAAAACCGCTGGAGACAAATTTAATTACGATGCATATCGGCAACGGCGTTAGTATCGCTGCCATTGCCGGGGGGATCTCCGTTGATACCACCATGGGGCTGACCCCGCTGGAAGGGGCGGTCATGGGGACCCGCTGCGGCGACCTTGACCCGTCGATCATCTTGTTCATGATCGAGAAGGAAGGGTTTTACGTCGAAGAATTGGAAAAGATCCTCAACAAAAAAAGCGGGCTTCTCGGGATCACCGGCAAATTTATGGACCGCCGCGACGTGGATAAGGCGGCCGACGAGGGGGACCATCGGGCCCAATTGGCCCAGCAGATCGAAGCGTACCGCCTGCGGAAATATATCGGATCCTATCTGGCGGCCTTGGGCCGGGTTGACGCGATCGTTTTTACCGCCGGCGGCGGCGAGCGGAATTACCGGTTGCGGGAAAGGGTCCTCTCCGGCCTGGAAAACATCGGGATCAAATTGGACAAGAAGCGGAATGCCGCCGCCAACACCCGAGACAAAGAATCATTGATCACGTCCGACGATTCGCCGGTCAAGGTTTACGTTATTCCGACCGACGAAGAGCTGGTCTTTATTGAAGACGTGATTGCCATTTTGGAAGGTCGCTATGAAACCCACACCCATTTTACTTATAGTTTTGAGGACCCCAAATATAAGAGGAAGGGATGAAAAAAGATAACTTTCTTCCCCTGACATATTTACGGGAAGCTGGCGACCTTCGCTGCGGCGCCAGGACCCTGCGCGACCATCCTGAACGGAGCGAATATCCCTGGGATTTGATCGTCAATCTGAAAGCCGACCTGGAAGCCGACCTTAAGGTTATGGGGGGCGGGATAAAAGGAACTGTCCATCCTTCAGTCGTCCTCTACGCGCCGGAAAATATGCTTATTGAAGCCGGGGCCGAGATCGAAGCCGGCGCCGTCCTTGACGCCCGGTCGGGGCCGATCTATATCGGCCGGGGGACAATTATTAGGCCGCTAAGTTATTTGCGCGGGCCGCTCTCCATCGGGCCGGAATGCCGGATCGGCGGAGAAGTGACCCATTCGATCTTTCACGGCTACGCCAATAAAGCGCACTACGGTTTTATCGGCCATTCGTACATCGGCGAATGGGTTAACTTGGGAGCGGGGACGACCAACTCAAACCTGAAAAATACTTATGGCACCGTTAAAATGGCGATCAATGGCCAAGAGACCGACAGCGGAACGCAGTTTCTCGGTTGTTTGATCGGCGACCACGCCAAGCTGGGGATCGGCACGCTGATCCCGACCGGCGCGGTGATCGGCGTCGGCGCCAATGTTTTTGGCGGCGGGCTGGTCCCGAAAAACGTCCCCTCGTTCAGTTGGGGGAACAATGGCCGGGTCGATCTGGAAAAATTCCTGGCGGCGACGGAGAGCGTCATGCGGCGACGGGGCCGCAAGCTCGAAGAGGTCAAAGAAAAACTAGCCGCCGTTTATTCACGAACCGCTTAATTTTATTTAGAAAAAAAGGTATAATTTTGCTTGTTGGGGGATCGTCTAATGGTAGGACACCGCCCTTTGGAGGCGAGAATCGGGGTTCGAGTCCCTGTCCCCCAGTCCTTCGACTCGGTCGCTTCGCTCCCTCGCTCAGGACAAGTCCCTCTTTCGAGTCGAAGGATGTCGAGCGAACGAAGTGAGTCGAGACTTCTAAAATATTATTTATTCAGCGTAAGTCTAGGGCCGGTCGAGGCAGAGTCGAGATTTACATGTATTATCTTTATATTGTTGAGTGTCAGAATAAAGCTTTTTACACCGGAATTACGAATAATCTTAAAAGAAGAGTTTTACAGCATCAATCAGGAGAAGGCGGTCATTACACCAGCTGTAATCCGGCAGTTAAATTAAGATATTTTGAGGAGTATAATTCCAGGGCAGAAGCTGCAAAAAGAGAGAGACAAATAAAGGGTTGGTCCCGAATAAAAAAGTTAGCTCTTATAAAGGGAGACAAGGGGATTCTGAAGGCCGCGGCGAGATGTAAAGAAAAATAGTCCCGAAGCCCCCGCTCAAGCGGGGCGGAGGACGAGTCCCTGTCCCCCAGTTGCAATCTTTTCTTAGCTGGCTTACAATAGGCCCGAGTCCCAAGGTTAGCAGCCAATGCTGCCAGGAGGAAATTATGGGAAAGATCAGTGGCGTTGTTTTTGCTTTTCTGCTCACCTCGATGATTGCCATAGGCGCCGTTAAGCCGGCAAATTCAGAAGTTAACATAAATGTTAATATCGGCCCGCCGCCCATTGTGGTTGCCGAGCCGTCTGAAGTAGTCTTTATCTCCAGCTACGGAGTCTATTTTGTTTCTGGCATTGATTTCGATGTTTATTACTTTAATGGCTACTGGTGGTCTCCGCGTGGAACCGTCTGGTACAGGGCAACAGCCTATAACGGTCCCTGGGTGATCATTAACCGACGCGTTGTCCCGCCGGTTTTGATCCGGATCCCGGCAAACTATCGGGTTATTTATAAGAGCGTAAAGCCGATCCCTTTTGGCAAGTGGAAGCAGCAATGGAAGCAGAAAGGGAAAGGATACGGTCGGGGAGATAATCAGAAAAAAAGGACGAAGCCTTAACCCCTAAACGTCAAATTTGCCCGGTCGAAGACATCGAGCTCGGCGATCAGGCTTTCGAGCTCTTTGTAGCCGCTGTCGACCGCTTGTTGGTGCTTATGGGCGGTGATCTGTAATTGTTGAATTTCCGCGCCGCTCTTTTTACCGCCGGCTTGCGCGATCTCGAGATTGACCGCTTCCAGGGCCGCTTCCGCTTCATCGATCCTTTTTTCGACTTCGGCCGTTTTATTAATGATTGTCTGCCGTTGTTTGCTATGGTCGACTTTTTTGGGCTCCTTATGCTTGGCCGTTTTTTTCGCTTTTTTAGGTTCCGATTCCCAGCCGATCTTGTCCAGGAACTCCTGGTAGCGGCCCTCAAAGACAAAAACCTTGTCTTCGTTGAAGATTATCAGGCGATTGGCCAGATGATGAAGAAACATTTCGCTGTGGGTCACAATGATGACCGCGCCGGGAAACTCGTCGAGAGCCGCGATCATTGAATCACACGATTCGACGTCCAAATGGTTGGTCGGCTCGTCGAGCAAAAGGAGGTTGGTGGGGGAGAGGAGGATCTTCCCCAGCGTGACTCGGCTCTTTTCGCCACCCGAGAGGACCGAAATCTTTTTTAAGGCCAGGTCGCCGGTGAACATCATCGCCCCGCAGGTCTTTCTGATGTCGCTGTATTTCATGTCGGGCCGCAATTGGTGAAGTTCTTCTTCAATGGTCAGGTTGGGGTTCAGCCGTTCAATGTTAGTTTGGCCGAAATAGCCGATCTTGCAGTCGGGGTGGGGGTTAATCTCCCCGGCTTGCGGCTGGAGTTCGCCGGCCAGCAGGCGGAGCAAGGTTGATTTCCCCTTGCCGTTCTTACCAATGACGCAGATCCGGTCGTTCTTGCCGATATCGATCGAGAGATCGTTGATCAGAATGCGGTCGGGGGAATAGCCGAAGGTAATGTTTTCCGCCCGCATTAGATAATTGGCCTCAAATTCGACCGAATTGAAGCGGAAACCGAGTTCAGTTATTTTGACCAGCTCTTCCTTCTTCCCCATTTTTTCCAGCGCTTTGATCCGTGATTGGACGAGGCTGGCCCGGGCCGCCTGGGCGCGGAAGCGATTGATAAACTCCATCGCTTCCTCCCGTTTCTTTTGTTCTTTCTGGAGGGTCTTGCCGTAGCTCTCTTCTTCCGTGGCGATCTGTTCAAAAAGTTTGGCGGTATCGCCTTCGATCTTTTTGGTCTTTAGTCGGTGGAGTCCCAAAGTATGGGTCGTGACGCTGTTCATGAAATCGCGGTCGTGGGTAATGAGCATCAGCTCATTGCTCCAGCGCTGCAGGAATTTCTTGAGCCAGCGGATCGAAATGATATCCAGATAGTTCGTCGGTTCGTCAAGCAAGAGCAAGTGCGGCTCGGCAAGGAGGACCTTGGCCAGGTTCAGCCTGACCTGGAAGCCGCCGGAAAATTCCGCCGGCGATTTGTCGAACTCGCTTTCCGTAAAGCCGAGGCCGCTTAGGATCTTTTCCGCTTTCCAGATCTGGTCCTCTTCGCCGACCGGGAGTCCCAGGCAGGCTTCCTGGAGGACGGTTGGCTCGCTGAAGCGGAGATGTTGTTTAAGGTACCCGACGGTGTAGTTTTTCGGCAGAGAAATAGTTCCCTCGTCAGGCGCCATTTCTCCCGTAATTAGCTTAAAAAGTGTGGTTTTCCCTGACCCGTTACGACCGACTAAGCCGATCCGTTCCCCACTATGGATAGTGAAGCTGATATCATCGAAAAGCTCATGCCCGGCAAAGCCGAGCGATAAATTGTTGATTTGCAGCATTCATTAAATATAGCACACTTTCCCCGATCATCAAATTTTAGCGGTTTAAATTTCCGTGGTCAAACCGATGCGGAGGACGCTCTGGTAACTGCTGTCCGACAACCCTTTTCCGTAGCCGATGATAAATTGGGTGAAGTCTCCGAGCCAAAAGCGGGCTCCCAGTTGGAAGGTCAGAGGAGAAGGGGTCCCCGAGGTG
Protein-coding sequences here:
- a CDS encoding aspartate carbamoyltransferase catalytic subunit, whose protein sequence is MNKVKRLKNKDLLGLKDLSLEELQLILNTAVSMKEVLSRPIPKVPTLLGKHLVTLFYEPSTRTRTSFNMAAKALSANITNVALSSSSVSKGESLIDTVKNLEVMGVDAIIIRHNMAGAPHMLARNTEACVINAGDGCDEHPTQGLLDIFTMIEKKKTVKGKKVLIVGDVAHSRVAKSNIWGLNKLGAEVVVVGPPTLMPEGIENLGVRVAYDLDRELADADFINMLRIQRERMDKGFFPSIEEYAELYGLNSARMKKARPDVVVMHPGPINRGIEMTSEVADGPNTVALEQVTNGVAVRTALLYLLLGGKVTPFFK
- a CDS encoding FAD:protein FMN transferase translates to MKKYWAVLIILILGLGYLLLPNEKTVVVMGTTLRVKGDGARLAIDEVKRLDRLFSRFEPESDISKVNRAAGNGPVVVAKETFDLVATSFLLSDLSGGAFDLTLGRNGNYRAIVLDSKNRTIFLRHKGMSLDLGGIGKGAAVESARRKLLADGAKKTLIDMHSSIAVIGGPWKIGVIDPREARPGMSSNLLEVVTLNDGDALSTSGGYEQPGHIIDPRSGRVANRCLGVTVITRDAAIADALSTAIFVLGPEQGLKLANKLAAKAVIVDGKGKINDNFSVKLR
- a CDS encoding acetate kinase gives rise to the protein MIILALNCGSSSVKFKLYKSGERKSLVSGVIERIGIAGSFLSFEAPGKGEIKKELECQDHRYALKAILEALIDKQYKILDDLSAIAAVGHRVVHGGEKFKSSVMITDEVLAAIKDVQDLAPLHNPPNIMGIEAAKEVLPDIPHIAVFDTAFHQTMPEQAYIYAVPYEWYGMYGVRRYGFHGTSHLYVSRRAATLLGQKPLETNLITMHIGNGVSIAAIAGGISVDTTMGLTPLEGAVMGTRCGDLDPSIILFMIEKEGFYVEELEKILNKKSGLLGITGKFMDRRDVDKAADEGDHRAQLAQQIEAYRLRKYIGSYLAALGRVDAIVFTAGGGERNYRLRERVLSGLENIGIKLDKKRNAAANTRDKESLITSDDSPVKVYVIPTDEELVFIEDVIAILEGRYETHTHFTYSFEDPKYKRKG
- a CDS encoding GIY-YIG nuclease family protein, which encodes MYYLYIVECQNKAFYTGITNNLKRRVLQHQSGEGGHYTSCNPAVKLRYFEEYNSRAEAAKRERQIKGWSRIKKLALIKGDKGILKAAARCKEK
- a CDS encoding ABC-F family ATP-binding cassette domain-containing protein, whose translation is MLQINNLSLGFAGHELFDDISFTIHSGERIGLVGRNGSGKTTLFKLITGEMAPDEGTISLPKNYTVGYLKQHLRFSEPTVLQEACLGLPVGEEDQIWKAEKILSGLGFTESEFDKSPAEFSGGFQVRLNLAKVLLAEPHLLLLDEPTNYLDIISIRWLKKFLQRWSNELMLITHDRDFMNSVTTHTLGLHRLKTKKIEGDTAKLFEQIATEEESYGKTLQKEQKKREEAMEFINRFRAQAARASLVQSRIKALEKMGKKEELVKITELGFRFNSVEFEANYLMRAENITFGYSPDRILINDLSIDIGKNDRICVIGKNGKGKSTLLRLLAGELQPQAGEINPHPDCKIGYFGQTNIERLNPNLTIEEELHQLRPDMKYSDIRKTCGAMMFTGDLALKKISVLSGGEKSRVTLGKILLSPTNLLLLDEPTNHLDVESCDSMIAALDEFPGAVIIVTHSEMFLHHLANRLIIFNEDKVFVFEGRYQEFLDKIGWESEPKKAKKTAKHKEPKKVDHSKQRQTIINKTAEVEKRIDEAEAALEAVNLEIAQAGGKKSGAEIQQLQITAHKHQQAVDSGYKELESLIAELDVFDRANLTFRG